One Camelina sativa cultivar DH55 chromosome 3, Cs, whole genome shotgun sequence genomic window carries:
- the LOC104779191 gene encoding uncharacterized protein LOC104779191, with translation MAFPEHFVKLITECITSPTFSVCVNGESCGYFKGAKGLRQGESISPYLFTIAMDVFTQMLTSKFNTNHIGFHPQASNPQVPLLAFADDIMIFFDGKKTSLENISTVLQQFSILSGLSMNKDKTNLYLAGVNQDETSQFHSLGFNLGSLPIHYLGLPLIHRKLRISEYRPLIDKITGKFSSWTARALSFPGRKELISSVIYGIINLWASAFILPKGCVKIIESLCTRFLCCGDISKKTHAKVAWSSLCLPKEKGGLGFRSINRWNKTLCLKLIWRLLTAGDSLWADWLRNNKIKDEVFWQIDAVKQTSWICRTILHLRSLALIFLRCHVGNGQTTSFWNNSWTPFGHLLDYMGTTGPSQTGVPLRGTVAQACSPNGWIIRPTRSLQAEAL, from the coding sequence ATGGCATTCCCAGAACACTTTGTCAAGCTCATCACTGAATGCATAACGTCTCCTACCTTTTCGGTTTGTGTCAATGGTGAGAGTTGTGGTTATTTTAAAGGGGCTAAGGGGTTGAGACAAGGAGAGTCTATCTCCCCTTACTTGTTCACGATTGCAATGGACGTCTTCACACAAATGCTGACTAGTAAATTCAACACCAACCACATTGGCTTCCATCCCCAAGCGTCGAATCCTCAAGTGCCTCTCCTGGCTTTTGCTGACGACATAATGATTTTCTTTGATGGTAAAAAGACTTCTCTGGAGAACATCTCAACAGTGTTGCAGCAGTTCTCGATTTTATCTGGCCTTTCAATGAACAAAGACAAGACAAATCTCTACTTAGCAGGAGTGAACCAGGATGAAACCTCACAGTTTCATTCGCTTGGTTTCAACCTTGGTTCACTCCCTATTCACTACCTTGGTTTACCCTTGATACATAGAAAGCTCCGGATCTCAGAGTATCGACCTCTAATAGACAAAATAACAGGCAAATTTTCCTCTTGGACTGCGAGGGCCCTCTCTTTTCCAGGCAGAAAAGAATTGATATCTTCTGTTATCTATGGAATTATCAATTTATGGGCATCAGCTTTTATTCTCCCCAAGGGATGTGTGAAGATAATTGAGAGTCTATGCACCAGGTTCTTGTGTTGTGGGGATATTTCTAAAAAGACACATGCAAAAGTCGCTTGGTCATCCTTATGTTTACCTAAAGAAAAAGGTGGCCTAGGATTTCGTAGCATAAACCGATGGAACAAAACTCTCTGTCTTAAGCTCATATGGCGACTGCTAACTGCCGGAGACTCCCTTTGGGCGGATTGGCTACGAAACAACAAGATCAAAGACGAAGTTTTCTGGCAAATTGATGCAGTGAAGCAAACCTCCTGGATTTGTCGAACAATCCTCCACCTGCGTTCTCTGGCCCTCATTTTTCTTAGATGTCATGTGGGTAATGGGCAGACAACAAGCTTTTGGAACAACTCGTGGACTCCATTTGGACATTTGTTGGATTATATGGGGACAACGGGACCTTCTCAAACGGGTGTACCTCTCAGGGGAACTGTGGCACAAGCATGCTCACCCAATGGATGGATCATCAGACCTACGAGATCGCTGCAAGCTGAAGCCCTTTAG